Below is a window of Nicotiana tabacum cultivar K326 chromosome 19, ASM71507v2, whole genome shotgun sequence DNA.
CATTGAATAGCATGAGTATCTCAGTATTAGCACTAGCCAGTAGCAGTAGCAGAGCTTTGATTATAATGCAAAATACACCATAAGGTTCATGAACCTGAATTTCAGACGATTGACATGTGAATGGAGCAGAAGAAATGGAGGATCATCTCGAAGTTGACATTATATTAGATTGTCAGGTGCCTGTGCCTAACTAGCTCGTTTCCCAAAAACAGGAAGAAGAAGGTCTTCGAATTGGCTAGAAGGTCATTTAATTTAAGGATCGTTTAGTATATAGTCTAGCTAGTTATGTCGAGATTATAATGCAATGAATTGCAGGAGTTATCACATGtcgagaaaaaaaaattaaatacaaaaaaTTATTATGTGACGAATAATTATAATGTAGGTATTATTAATTATGCGATGAATGATAACGCAGGGATATTGCTTAATTTAAAGGCATCTTTGTTTGTGATAAGAGTATTTTTCGAATAAAATAATACATCGATTCTCATATAAGTTATGCCAATATAATGTATGATTTTCGGTATTAAATTTCGCATAATTTATACAAAGTTTAATACCAAATTTTAATGTTACGTTGCGTTAATTAATTATATGAAGATTATGTTagttataaaatattaatattgaTACCATACATCGTACAAGTTATACAAAAGTTTATACGAGTAAGTATCGAACATTACATGAGAaactaataaaaaaaaagttagcTGTGTCTTATTTTGTGTAACGCATGCATGCAGTGACCATAACCCCCTACACAGTGACCAATGAAAATTGTAAAGAAGGTGGTAAAGTAGCACTTTTAATATATTTGGTCTGGTAAAAATAATTACAGTCATTGATAAATATATAAAAGATATATATTGATTATgtataaaatacatatattatatgtatatcatatatcaatatacaaaaattatatatattgccTGCTTTGAGTGACGACTATATTCGGGGGCGTATGTAGCACGTAAGtgacgggttcaattgaacccgtaacTTTTGATGCAGAACATAAATTAATGTGTAAAAATCTTCTTAAATTGCAACAAATAGTATagatgaacccataactttaagaATATATTGGGTTTAATACTAAAAATCTTAACgattgaacccataaaatttcgATATATTGGATAAAAATCTCAGCAAAAAGTCACCGGTTTTGGCCCTCCCTTGCTTAACTTCTTGCATGTATTAAAAATTGGCAATGCATCTAATCAGGAGAGAAAAAGTGAATTACATTGCATGGCTAGCATTTAAAGTGTACCATTACCGTATTTATTTGATAGACATGGGATAAACTGTCATTTCTtgatatttggaacaaatagAATAATTTTGACGAGGATAACGTATTACTTTAAGAAagcgaaaaaatatattttaaaaccGCCCCAATATTTTACTCTTAATTTATTTCCTTAGTTAGCCTACTCAATGAGAATTTGAATTGATCACTACTTCAAGCGATAATAAGtgattttaaatttaatatttatatatatttaataaaaaattttaacacaaatatattatttaaacaAAAACTATTAAGTTTCGCCGAATAATTAATCGTACTTCTAGACCGGTACGTGATTACTACTTGAAGTTGAAAGGTTGAAATTGATGGGATTGCTAGCAGCCTAGCAAAACAGGGGTAGAATCGAatccaaattttaaatttatgagTTTTTATATCGATCTTAAActaatattataataataatatagcCAATATTTATAGATAATTAGCAGCTTTCTTAATATACGTATTGAATCCGAGCATAAGTAACAACAGTACAAAAAACTGAAAACTTTGACCAGGCGTTTTCGACGAAATTCGTCAAAAATATGACAAAAATTCCATCGGCAACCGCATGGACGggtcatatttttattttttatagtgtTATTGGGTTCACGTAAATTCATAACTAACATCGTAAATTCGCCACTTACAGGAGTATAATATAGTCACCCATTCAGGGGACGAGTTAGTGTGTAGGTTATGAGTTCGGTCAAACTCAATAATTTTGgttattttaagaaatttattgGATATGtacaaaattattaatttagaactcataACTTAAAAGAATTAGTACAGAGGCAGATCCAGGATTTAATATTTATGGGTTCCTGCAACGAACTCGAGTAAATTTTTAATAGTAACTGGGTTCACGTTCAAACATTTATACATTTACACTATGTGGACAAAATCTACTAGGTTCACGTGAACCCGTAGGTCGGGAGGTGGATCCGTACCTGGAATTAAAATCTCGAaaccataaacttcaaattctgacTTCGCCCCTTCATTTCTTCCCTGGGTCCCTCCCCCCTCCACCCCACACCCCTTTGTCCACCCTTCCCTCCTTCCATAAGTATTGCAGTTGACtgatataaaaataaaaaccaaaaccaaaacttGTTCTTGAATGAAATTTCTTTCTTTCATTCTGCATTCTTTATGCTCTTCTATATATAGCTTATTTTTGTTTATTCCTTTCAAGAAAATGGAAGCAAAGAAGATAAAAAGAATTCGAGAGAGTAGCAAACACCAGGTATATCGAGGTGTTCGtatgagaaattggggaaaatgggTTTCAGAAATACGAGAACCACGTAAAAAATCCAGAATTTGGCTTGGAACTTTCCCTAACCCAGAAATGGCTGCTCGAGCTCATGATGTTGGTGCTTTAGCCATCAAAGGTAATTAGTCACAGGTTTGAGCCGTAGAAACACCTTATCGCAAAAAtgtagggtaagactgcgtataaTAGACTCTGATGGTCCGGCGCTTCACAGGACCCCGCGTATAGCGGAAGTTTAGTGCACCGCCCTTTTATTTCTTAAATATTTActctctccgttcacttttacttgtttactgtactaaaaatatatttttacttttatttgtcaattttaataaattaaaataaagacaattttttttttcttgttttacccTTATTATTAACTAATTATTTCTCAAAGCTTTTTGAAATGCTAGTACTATTATAAGTAAAATTGTAAAGTATAGGTAAAGGGTTCGAATCACATCACTAGTATAATAATCCCTTCCCGTTTCCCACAACTCCTctgtaataaaaaataaaaaataaaaaaattaacttgCTATTTTTTACTGAACGAAAAATGGTCAAAATTTGTCCTTGTACCATTCAAAATTATGCAACTTTATTATACGTTAAGCTTTTGATCTAATATAATATTGTCCTTAATTAGAAAAAAGTCTTATTTTTGTCCCAGTCGTCTAATGGAGCTTCAATTTGAGAGTGATTTAAACTTATAATCAAAAGTTGAGagtaaatttaattttttttcctcaAAAGATTTGGACACGTGGAGATCGTCTATTTCACACTGAGTTACTATATAAGGCAAGGGGAAACACGAGACGAATTGCTAAAGCAAGGATATAAACGGATCTAAAGTGCAATGAATGACAAAATTAAGCAATTTCGAATTGTACATAGAAAATTTTAAACTTGTTTCTTAATTATATGTCTTCAACATGCCATCTACGTGCGAACTTGATTCTTATATGAGTGAAACGCGTaaaatttattcttttatgtGTGTGATAATCTCACATAAAAGCTTAATTAAGTTGTTAGAACAATAAcatattatttaattatattatgtCTCAACAGGTAACGGTGCAACCCTCAACTTCACACAGCTTGCAAGTTCTCTTCCAAAACCCATATCACTAACCCCCCGTGACATTCAAACAGCAGCAGCCAAAGCAGCTTCGATGCAAAACTTTGATTCTTCATGCAAAATCGATGTTTGCTCAGGGTAGACTATCTACGTCACACCAGTTGCAGTGCGACCATACGTGAATGCGAGATATTTCGTATACCGAGCTGTTCTTTATCATCATCTCTgtcaacttcttcttctttcaacttcttcttctttgttaGCAATAGATTCAGCAATGGCAGATTTGGGGACAACGTCCGAGGAATTAACACAAATCATTGAGTTGCCTAGATTGGGAACTAGTTTTGATGACACGTtcgatttgaaaaatgattttatgtGTGCTGACTATCCTTCTCCAATATGGTTGAGCTGTGAAGATGAATTAGGAACGATATCAAGCTGTTTTGAGCCGTCTCTACTCTGGAATTACTAATTACGTCTCTGTTTCAAATAGGTTACGTTCGGTTGTATGAATCCTTACTTTATTCTTTAAGTTAAACTACAACTAAATTATAGAAGAGTAGaataatttagtatttttttttatctttgttaAATATGAATCCTAATTTCCatgcatgccgcaacgagccttatggatatatatatatctgtttgGTCTATGTATATGTATAGAAATCTTCAatcctttttaatttatttttttcaaaaggtACTAAAACGACATTTCATTCATTCATTGAAACTTCTTTATCCTCTCATTTGGTGATGTCCTTTAATTTACCAGTGTAAACTTTATTTtgcaatatttcaaaatcttataGTGTTAGGAGCGAAAGAAATAAATGTCATAGAGTTTACCGTCAATGTAAATAATGCTAATATTATTACAtgattcaaaaatatttatagataaatcgctttaaaatatgaaatttataattttaaaaataagataaattacTTATTATTACATTCAAAAGCTTCTGCCGCCACGAGAATGTCAACACATACCCACAAGGCGCAGCAAGTAACGATGGGTACgtagcaaataaataataattaagaaaCTAGCTAGCTAGAACGTACAAATCCTTCTCTTGATCAAGAAATTTACGTACCCAAATACTTGAATTTCTTTTGAAATTATATACAGTAATAATCACATCCTATCCAACAACTTAAATAAGTAAACAAATTAGTACATAACGACTTTGATTGTAAAAACTACACTAATAATTAATTAATCCCTACAACGACTTTGATTTTCCTCCAATATTTCATTTACCCCACTAATATATACAGATAAATTCAAATATTTCTCTCCCTCTTCAGCCCTAACATCTTTCCAACGTGCACGACAAAGCACACAACTAATAAATCTTTTTCTACTACTTCTTTTCCATGCCATTAAACACTTTTCATGTATAGGGTTTTTACATGTCCCACAAGCAGCAACTTGTTCTTCTTTGTTCATCTCTTCCAAACACACCGGACACGTGGTCCCATCTTCGACCTGTTGaaacataattaaaaaattaaaaatgtgCATTTTCTATTAAATTTTTAAATGAGTAATTGGTTAGATaatttacagcttgtttggatggttattacctattgtattgtatcgtattgttactttacatacaatgtttgttttgattgttacttaaattttagtatatcgtattgttaaattcacgacgaaaagtgtcactttatggaacAACGGATTTGTTGTGATGAAGTCGTTTACTTGTTTCTTTCTCTCATCTTGATTTTATCCTTTGCGctacttttttatataataattctactccgtatcctattttttcttagtaatgttgcaagtttattcttcatattgttagtATGTGACATGATAAAATAACGACAAACGATACAActtatccaaatattgtattcattAAACTATATAATACAATACGGTACATTGTAAAACGGCACGTAACTAacaatccaaacaagttgttaatgCTAACCTTTATTTGTATGGGCGAAGTCCTTTGGCGCCATTCTTGAGAAAACAGATGATGAAACATTCCACGTATTTTTTCGGTTGCTAATGCTTCAGTTGAAATAGGTAAGTTAAGAAGATGCTGAAGCTGACATGGCCGAAGAGTCCTTCTATAGAGACACGTGTCATCAATGGATACACCCAATACCCTaataattaagcacaaatatTATAATAGGgcattaataattttaatttaaatttaattcaCTTATAATGTATGATGACCTATATAATTACCAAAAAATACACGGAGGAGGACATAAATCATTTCTTGCCAGGAATATATGATGAGTGAAACAAAATGCAAAGTGTAACTATTAAACTTAGAGAGGATTTGCTTATATTTAGGTTACTAATTATTTTCTGTAATTATATTTTAGGTGACttgataaaatattttataatgtCAGTGTATAGGAAATAAACAATAtttaaatatttcattaaaagaatGAGCAAAAGGATTGGAAAATTGAAGAGAGAACAAAATGCTCTCACCTAATAAGCACAAACAATATGTGTTTGCAAGGGGTGGTACGATCAGGGCAGCTGCATGAAGGGGTGGTGGAGAGAGTCACGGTGTAGACATTACACGTGGCACCTAAGACGAAAAAAGTGGCGTCACAACGGTGGAGAAGGCGGAGGTGGTGGCTGAGAGCTCGGAATATTCTATCGGCGAGGGGTTGAGTTGGCGTTAAGCGGCGGCGAGgacggtggtggtggtggtggtggtcggaagaagaagaaggggtgGAACTAGAGCCAATGGATTCCATATTTTTGGAAAGGATAAAGTAGTTGTTATTACGATAGTTGGTTTTGGCATATTATACTGTAAATAGAAAGAGGGGATTATATTTCTTTAGGAAAAGGGAAAAGTGTGGAGCAGATTCTTTGTAGAGTTTGAAGGGATACGTGAAGGATAATTTAAGGTTTAGCATCAATGTATACCTTTGACTTGGTCTTTTCTATAAATTAGGTTACTCCTTAAGCACGTCTTATACAAATCCCAAAAGTAAAAGAAGAATCAACtcaaattaaaaatagaattaaggGCGGCTCAATAAGTTTGGTCGCCTAAAACTaaactttaatgattttttgtttaaaaaaaatactaccgatatatttttatttgaagtagatttttctagctttttcataataaacatttaaataatattttgcataaaccatTTAATCTCTGTTGTAACATTATTGATCATAAGTAATAGAACCCAATTCAAAAAGTTGATAACTTTATATCAGAATTGTTTTTTGATGTTTCAACATACTTGTTGCAATAACGGAAACCAGAGAAAAAAAAATGGAGTTTAAAAGTGTATTACAAATTTTTTAATGATAAATGtaatcttttctttatataaaatattttatttttctactttgaaatacttaaaattttctaaaaaaaaagagttggGGCCTCACAAGAAGAGTTGTAATGGGATGGATAAGATCTTTCCTTCCTTAACCAGAGGTATTCAGTTCGAGTATTGAGAATGAAAAAAATTCTTTCTAAGGAATAATTCTCACTTTAATGGACTTTACATGGTACAAATTCAAATTAGTCAAAGCTTCTAATCAAATAcccgtcacacctccttttctaGGGGATATggtagtttttccaattaaagtgacattgactctatttatggtcctcgaacacagaagaccgggtaagaaattctgttaacctgggagaaagTGTGAGGCACTTTcaagttccgtggttttagcacggccggttaacaattaatacttgacCTAATGATctaatttattacatgttttaaacctattgtgcattttgtCTTgtaccgcttttaatatttatggaatttatttgaacaagtcgcgatgtcgcgcactcgttATTTTTTTACATATTGcaaatcgcgccacgtgaaacgcacccgcgatttataacatatttattttaattatttgaagttgtgATAAAGTCGCGTGAAATGCGCACTTGAGTTGggatttacgtatcatgactatgctacgagaaccatacccatagtcatataatttattaatcgcgcctaaagcaactagcacatGTTCATAATTTATTTTTCCTTACGAGTTTGAGATCTTTGTAAGGTCAAGAGCTATAAAAATCAATTGTGAAAAATGGGTCAGCTTTTGCTCTTACTAAATTGAGCCTCACAGAAACTATTTTGGCACAAATAAATTAATATTGATCGTAGTACAATTAGTTGTTTAAAACCAACTAAAAAGTAGGACGAGTTACTAGTTCACCAAGCTACTCCATTAGTCCATTGGCCATTTTCAGTAGTACATACTTCATTAAATAAACCCAACTCCCTTTAAATCTAATTAACACTCATGTCCCAACTATACAAAATGTGCTCATCAAGACATCTTTGCTTTAACATGTACAAATTATTCTATCTCAAATTTAAACAGAGAATACGTGCCTTCCTACTACTACACATGACTTTAGATTcatataaatcaaaaataaatataccTTTAACCCCAAAATGCTCAACAATCAAACCAACTGATAATGAAAATTAAAACACTAACTAATCATGGAAAAAAACTAAAACACGGAATATTATGATAAAAATTCATGCCAAATAAAGTCAACAAAGAACTACCATTCAAAGAGATATGACTAGAGCATGGCAATAAACAttactgaaatgaaaaagaaacggACCTTTGAGGTGAAAAACTTTCTTCACTATATTGATAAAATAATAACCTCAAGTTTGAATTAAAGAAGGAAAGTTCCGACTACAACTCGAAGGAGAACAGGACATCGAACGTAGTTTGAACAACCTCGACAGAACCGGATTCGGATGAACGAGAATCACGCTGAAAATAGACCTCGAACAGGACCTCTTTAAACCTCACGCAAACGGGAGAGCGAGGTTGGGACTTGGCTGGATTTTTATGGGTTTCAGGGTAATTTTTGGGCGGTGAAGCTGCTagttttttcgaaagaaagacgaagaaagaatgacacaaatAGAAATTCCCTTATCGTAGAAGAAGCAAAAACATTTCTCTCAAATCCCTCCCCTCTATTTGTTTCCTcttttctcctcacatttctcttctgtttatagaaaaaaaatttgaaatttttaagaattttattttatt
It encodes the following:
- the LOC107819109 gene encoding uncharacterized protein LOC107819109, with the protein product MESIGSSSTPSSSSDHHHHHHRPRRRLTPTQPLADRIFRALSHHLRLLHRCDATFFVLGATCNVYTVTLSTTPSCSCPDRTTPCKHILFVLIRVLGVSIDDTCLYRRTLRPCQLQHLLNLPISTEALATEKIRGMFHHLFSQEWRQRTSPIQIKVEDGTTCPVCLEEMNKEEQVAACGTCKNPIHEKCLMAWKRSSRKRFISCVLCRARWKDVRAEEGEKYLNLSVYISGVNEILEENQSRCRD